Sequence from the Microbacterium sp. 1.5R genome:
GTCGACGTGAGCATGAGCCCGCTGCCGTCGACCGCGACGTCGACCCTGACCAGGTCGCCGTCGTGCACTCCGCCCGAGAGCAGCGCCGTGGCCAGCTTGTTCTGCACCTCGGTCTGGATGAGACGCCGCAGCGGCCGGGCGCCGAACATCGGGTCGTAGCCGCGCTCGGCGAGCCACGACCGTGCGTCGGGGGTGACCGCCAGAGTGAGTCGCCGATCGCGCAGGCGGTCGTGCAGCTGGTCGATCGACAGCTCGACGATCTGCGCCAGGTCGTCCTGACTGAGCGCGGAGAACATCACGATGTCGTCGAGACGGTTGAGGAACTCGGGCCGGAACGCCTGGTGCACCAGCGCCATCACCTGCTCGCGCTTCTCATCGGGCGACAGCGTCGGATCGATGAGGATCGGCGAACCGAGGTTCGAGGTGAGGATCAGGATGACGTTCGAGAAGTCGACCGTGCGGCCCTGTCCGTCGGTCAGTCGGCCGTCGTCGAGAACCTGCAGCAGCACGTCGAAGACCTCGGGGTGCGCCTTCTCGACCTCGTCGAGCAGTACGACGCTGTAGGGACGCCGTCGCACGGCCTCGGTCAGCTGACCGCCCTGCTCATAGCCCACGTACCCGGGAGGGGCTCCGACGAGACGGGAGACGGAGTGCTTCTCGCCGTACTCCGACATGTCGATGCGCACCATGGCGCGCTCGTCGTCGAACAGGAAGTCGGCCAGGGCCTTCGCCAGCTCGGTCTTTCCGACACCGGTCGGGCCGAGGAACAGGAACGATCCGGTCGGGCGACCGGGGTCGCTGATTCCCGCACGCGAGCGCCGTACGGCATCGGAGACGGCCTTCACGGCATCCTTCTGCCCGATCAGGCGCTTGCCGAGCTCGGATTCGAGGTGCAGCAGTCGCTCGCTCTCACCCTGCAGCAGTCGTCCGACGGGGATGCCGGTCCATGCGGCGATCACGGCGGCGATGTCCTCGTCGGTGACCTGCTCATTGACCATGCGACCCTCGGTCGACACCGTCGCCTCGGCCTGCTCGGCCTCGGCGATGTCGCGTTCGAGGCGCTTGATCGTCTCGTACTCGAGCTTCGAGGCGCGCGTGTAGTCGGCCTCCCGCATCGCGAGGTCGCGCTGGGTGATCGCATCGTCGAGCTGCTTCTTCAGGTCGCCGACACGGTTGAGGCCCTGGCGCTCGCGCGCCCAGCGGGCTTCGAGCTCGGCGAGCTGCGCCTCCATGCCCACGAGCTGCTCGCGGAGGGCCGCGAGCCGCTCTTTCGACGCGGCGTCCTTCTCGCGCTTGAGCGCCAGCTCTTCGAGCTTCATGCG
This genomic interval carries:
- a CDS encoding ATP-dependent Clp protease ATP-binding subunit; protein product: MPSPQSSPQNDDQQSALQQFGINLTDRARQGKLDPVIGRDSEIRRVSQVLTRRTKNNPVLIGEPGVGKTAVVEGLAQRIVAGDVAESLKDKELVSLDISALVAGAMYRGQFEERLKSVLKEITESDGQIITFIDELHVLMGAGGGEGSVAASNMLKPMLARGELRLIGATTLNEYREFIEKDAALERRFQQVYVGEPTVEDTIAILRGLKGRYEAHHGVTIADSALVAAAALSNRYLPARQLPDKAIDLIDESMSRLKMEIDSSPVEIDQLKRQVDRMKLEELALKREKDAASKERLAALREQLVGMEAQLAELEARWARERQGLNRVGDLKKQLDDAITQRDLAMREADYTRASKLEYETIKRLERDIAEAEQAEATVSTEGRMVNEQVTDEDIAAVIAAWTGIPVGRLLQGESERLLHLESELGKRLIGQKDAVKAVSDAVRRSRAGISDPGRPTGSFLFLGPTGVGKTELAKALADFLFDDERAMVRIDMSEYGEKHSVSRLVGAPPGYVGYEQGGQLTEAVRRRPYSVVLLDEVEKAHPEVFDVLLQVLDDGRLTDGQGRTVDFSNVILILTSNLGSPILIDPTLSPDEKREQVMALVHQAFRPEFLNRLDDIVMFSALSQDDLAQIVELSIDQLHDRLRDRRLTLAVTPDARSWLAERGYDPMFGARPLRRLIQTEVQNKLATALLSGGVHDGDLVRVDVAVDGSGLMLTSTSPEPDLGSDDDDVIDAELLDE